CAGAGCTTTCTACAAACATAACTTCTGTTACAGGGGTAAATGATGTTGTATTGGTATTTTCAGGTCCTGTAAATATTGACTGGTTTACATTTACAAAAGGAGGCGGAAGTGATCCGGTACCTACCCAGCAGCCTGGAATTAAATTTGGTGATTTAAACGGAGACGGAATAATTAACTCTATGGACGCATCAATTCTTAACAGATACATACTGGAAGTTTCAACTTCTATACCAAATATTAATGCTGCTGACTTAAACGGGGACGGAATAATTAACTCTATGGACGTTACACTGCTAGGTAGATATATATTAGAAGTTATTGATAGATTTCCTGCAGAGGATATAATGCCATCACCATCACCATCACCTTTACCAAAACCAACTGTAAATCCTAACAGTAAACTTGTAGCATTAACATTTGATGACGGACCGGACAATCAACTAACAGCACGTGTATTAGACAAACTTGACTATTATAATGTGCCGGCAACTTTCTTTATGATAGGTCAGAAAATCAACGGTTCAACTGCTGCAATTGTTAAAAGAGTAGTTGATTCAGGACACGAAATAGGAAACCACTCATGGGGTTATGAAAGCTTAAATAATAAATCAGTAAATGAAATAAGGAAGTCTGTAGAGGATACAAATGCAGTAATCATGCAGTATGCAGGGGTAAAACCTAACTTCTTCCGTCCACCAAACCTTGCAACAAGCCCTACAATGTTCCAAGCTATTGATTTAGTATTTGCAGGCGGTATTACGGCAAATGACTGGGATCAATCAACAACTGCCCAACAAAGAGCAAGCATGATACTAAACAGCGTAAGGGACGGTTCAATAATTCTTCTACATGACGTTCAGCCTTTACCACATCCTACACCTGAAGCTCTTGACATAATTATTCCTGAGTTAAAACGTCAGGGCTACGAATTTGTAACATTAACTGATTTGTTCAGGTTAAAAGGAGTACCTATTACACCTACTAACAGAATGTATAATTCAGTACCTTAAGCTGTTTGTTAATTTCAAACCTCTATATGGCAGGAAATTTTATAGAGGTTCTCCCCTAAAAATTAACTTTAAAATTTTAATCCCCCTTATAAAAATATTTTTATAAGGGGGAATTTTTTTAAAACTTTTTTATAGCATTTTTTATAATATTTTCTTAAACAATACCCAATTCAAACAAAAACGGCAGGAATCAAGTACAGTACAGGTTCATCATATAATTTAAGTTTATCAATCTTATTATTAATTTTGCTCCGGTCTGGTTTTATAAATAATTGCTGTGCCAATTATAAGTACAAATACGGATAATACCAGATACAGCGTACCGTTTAGTGAAAATTGAGGGAATTTAGAAGCCATTACTGCATAAGAATTCACCCCGACATGCAGGGCAACAGGTGCCCAAATTGAACCTGTCCAAAGGTATATATATGCCAAAAACAAGCCTAATAAAAAAGCATAAGTTCCTTGAACAGGGTCAAGATGTAAAAATCCAAACAAAAAGGCTTGTATGCCTATGGCTTTCGTTATACTGACATTCTTTCTTAGTTCATTGAAAATAAACCCTCTAAAAATAACCTCCTCTAAAAAAGGATACAGTATTCCTGTACTTAATAACAATAAAATTACATTATTAGAAGAAAGTATACTTTCAATTAGGGTGTTGTATTTTATAAAAGTATGTTCTAAATCAACATTATGCCTAATATAATTTAATAAAAAATCCACAACTATATTTGCAGCCACTCCGGTAAAAACCAAAACAAAAATCTTATAAAAAGGTATTTTTAAAAAACCACCTTCTTTATATATGTTTTTCTTTTTTAGTCTAAATATTGTAAAATACCCTATAGTAGAAAGAATGAAAGAAACAATATAAATAGCAGGTGTATACTGGGAAATAAATTTTTCCACTTGTGTTTGAATATAAATAATGTCTGCAAAGCCTATTTCCTTTGCATTTAAAATAAAAAACACAAACATTGCAATATACGAAGCAAAAAACTGACTTATTATAAATACCAGTAAATATAATAATATATTGCCAACCATTTCAAACTTTTTACTCATATGACTTAACCCTTCCTTTTTTTTCTGCCAACTTTTTCATTTCTTCCAGCACTTTATACGGGACATATAAATCACCTCTGCCCGTCCCTATACTTATATGAGGTTTTAAATACCCATGAAAATCACTCCCACCAGTTGGTACTAAATCATATTCTACAGCTAATTTCAAAAAAAGTATTGTTTCATGGGGCATGTTATCGGAATAAAACACTTCAATACCTTCTAAGCCGTATCCTTTTAACTCTTTCAGCAATGCATTAAGCTCCTCAATTGTACGGACACCTAAATAAATAGGATGGGCTAAAACAGGTATCCCGCCACATTTTTTAATTTCTTCTATAGCTTCTTTTGGCAGTAGCTTTTCCCTTTTCACATATGCAGGTCTCCCAACAGAAATATACTTTTCAAATGCCTCACTTATATTTTTGACATATCCTTTCTTAACTAAAACACTTGCTATATGAGGTCTTCCCACAAGCTTGTCCTTAGCTTCCGCTTTTACCTCTTCTAAAGTTATATCAATACCTAATTCATTGAGTTTTTTAATAATTTTGGGGTTTCTCTCGTCCCTGCTGGCTTTAAGCCTCTCTAACAGGGAAGTTATGTTTTTATGATTTCCATCAAAAAAATACCCCAGCAAATGCATTTCACTGTGAGGAGCAAAATCAGCACTTATTTCCACACCTGCTATAACTTCAATCCCTGCACTCTTACCTTCCTTCATAGCCTCATCAACACCATCTATTGTATCATGATCTGTTAAGGCAATTGCCGAAAGACCTGACTTTTTCGCATGCCTGACAAGCTCTGAAGGCGTCATAGTTCCGTCAGAAACAGTAGAGTGGGTATGTAAATCAATAAATTTATCCATAATGCTTTTCTCCCTTAATTTTTATGCTTCATTTTTATTTTTTCATAATATTTTCATAAATATAATATAAATGATATCCTTACTATTATACATGAAATACAGGCTTTTTTAAATAAAAATATAAAATATTATTTCCCACATCCTTCCACACTAATGCTTATGGTGTTATAATATACTTGTCATCAAATAAAGCCTATGGTGAAATAATGGTAGATATTATGTCTTTTGCATCTAAAGACAACACCTAGGGGGTACTATAGTTAGGAGGAGAATGCTTTGGACTCAAAAAGATGCTGCAGTAACTGCTTAAAAGGAACTTTTATCAACATAAACGGTGATATTCTATGCATTGAAAAAGGAGTTGTTTCCCCTGATTACGTTTGTTCAAAACACAGATATCTGCCTTC
The genomic region above belongs to Acetivibrio saccincola and contains:
- a CDS encoding CPBP family intramembrane glutamic endopeptidase; amino-acid sequence: MSKKFEMVGNILLYLLVFIISQFFASYIAMFVFFILNAKEIGFADIIYIQTQVEKFISQYTPAIYIVSFILSTIGYFTIFRLKKKNIYKEGGFLKIPFYKIFVLVFTGVAANIVVDFLLNYIRHNVDLEHTFIKYNTLIESILSSNNVILLLLSTGILYPFLEEVIFRGFIFNELRKNVSITKAIGIQAFLFGFLHLDPVQGTYAFLLGLFLAYIYLWTGSIWAPVALHVGVNSYAVMASKFPQFSLNGTLYLVLSVFVLIIGTAIIYKTRPEQN
- a CDS encoding PHP domain-containing protein — encoded protein: MDKFIDLHTHSTVSDGTMTPSELVRHAKKSGLSAIALTDHDTIDGVDEAMKEGKSAGIEVIAGVEISADFAPHSEMHLLGYFFDGNHKNITSLLERLKASRDERNPKIIKKLNELGIDITLEEVKAEAKDKLVGRPHIASVLVKKGYVKNISEAFEKYISVGRPAYVKREKLLPKEAIEEIKKCGGIPVLAHPIYLGVRTIEELNALLKELKGYGLEGIEVFYSDNMPHETILFLKLAVEYDLVPTGGSDFHGYLKPHISIGTGRGDLYVPYKVLEEMKKLAEKKGRVKSYE